GCAGGGCGCGCAGCAGCTTTACTTGCAGGGCCAGAGGGAGCTCTCCGATCTCGTCGAGGAAGAGCGTGCCGCGGTTCGCTTCCATGAAGAGGCCGTCCCGCGCCCGCTCCGCGCCGGTAAAGGCTCCCTTTTCGTGCCCGAACAGCTCGGACTCGAGCAGGTTCTCCGGGATGGCGCCGCAGTTCACCCCCACGAACGGTCCATCGCGCCGCGGGGAGGAGGCGTGAATCGCCCTCGCCACTGCCTCCTTACCGCTACCGCTCTCGCCCGTGATCAGCACGGTGGTGGGATAGGGCGCCACGCGAGCGGCCAGGTCGAGCACCTCGCGGAAGGCGGCGGAGTGACCGATGACCTCGTCGAAGCCCTGCATCCCCGCCATCCGGGCGCGCAGGCGCGTAACTTCCCGACGGAGGGTCTCCCGCTCCTGCGCTTTGTGGATGGTCAGGAGCACCTCCTCGGCGTTGAAGGGCTTGGAGATGTAGTCGTAGGCGCCGAGCCGCATCGCTTCGATCGCCGTCTCCCGCGTGCCGTAGGCGCTCATCATGATCACCAGCGCCTCACCCCCCGCCCCGCAGTAGCGCTCCACGAAGGCGAGCCCGTCGATCTTCGGCATGCGGACGTCACAGAGGATCAGGTCCGGATGCTCGGACTTGGCGACCCGTAGTCCCTCCTCACCGTTGGCGGCCTTCAGGATCTCGTAGCCCTCATCGGTCAGGATCAGCTCCAGGGTGTGTCGCAACCCCGCCTCGTCGTCGACGACCAGGATCCGTCCCCTGCTCATGAGCTATGCACTGGAATGGGGAAGTACAGGTGAAAGGTGGCTCCGTTGCCCGGAGCCGAAGCGACTTCCACGCGACCGCCCAGCTCCGCCACCGTCCCGGCGACGATCGCCAGCCCCAGCCCGGTTCCCTCCCCCGGCGGCTTCGTCGTGAAGAACGGGTCGAAGATCTTGTCCAGGTGCTCCTGGGGGATTCCCGGGCCGGAATCGGCGAGCACCACGCGCACAACCGGAGTATCGGCATCAAGGCTCGTGGGATCGTGAATCGCCCCGTTCCGCAGCCGACGCAGATGGGAGTAGTCGACCCCCGGGGGGTCGTCGGCTCGCCGGACTGGAAAGGCATGGTCCGCTTGATAGGTCTCTGAGACCGTACGGATTGTCAGGGTGCCCTTCCCCTGCATCGCCGCATCGGCGTTGGCGAGCAGGTTCAGAAAGACCTGGTCGATCCGGTGAGGATTCGCCTCGATCCCGGGAAGGTCGGGTTCGAGCTTCAGCGTCACCTCCACCTCCCGCAACCGCCCCTGCTCGCGTAGCAGATCGAGAACGCGACGGATCGACTCGTTCACGTCGACCATCTCCCGCGGCGCATTTGCGGGGCGAGCATAGTCGAGCAGCCCGCGCACGATCCGGTCGATCCGCCGTGCCTCCCGCTCGATGCCGTCCAGGAGCACGGTTTCCCCACCGCGCCGGCGCAGCACCGAGACGTACCCCAGCAGGGCGCCGAGCGGATTGCCGATCTCGTGCGCGATGCCCGCGGCGAGCCGCCCGATCGAGGCCATCTTCTCGGCCTGGATCAGCTCGCGCTGCGTTTCGTTGAGGATGCGGTTGGTCTCGTCGAGCGAGCGGATGTTCTCGGCCAGCCGCTCCTGATTCTGCAGGAGCTCGTCGGTCAGGCGGTTGAGCGAACGCGACAGCCCCGCCATCTCGCGGGTCTTGCCCTCCGGCACGCGGCGATCGTACTCCCCTGCCGCGATCGCCTCGGCGACCTGCACGGCCTCCTCCACCGGCCGCAGGACGAGGCGCTTCACCAGGTGATTGCCGAGCAGAACGAAGACGAGGATATCGAAGGCGACGAGGCCGATGAAGAGCGCTTGCGGATGGCTGAGGGTGGAAAACCACCCGGGGAGGGAGCTCGCCATCCAGAGCGCCAGCAGGAGTGCGGCGGCGGCGAGCAGGCTGAGGTTGAAGAGGAGCTCGGAACGGAGGGAGCTCCGCACGGGGCGGGGCTCCCTCGCGATACTTTCAGCACTCTCCAAGGGATCCTACCGGCAGGGGAGGAGGAAGGCCCTACAGGAGCTCGATGTCTGGCTCAGTCACCGCCGCCTTCCGGACGGTTTCCCGAGAGATCTTCTTGCGCGGTCGGTTGTACGTCTCGCGATGCATCTCGTGCCAGATGCGATCGACAACTGCATTCAGGGGAACGGTGCACTCGAGCTGGCCGTCAGCTAGCGCTTTGTCGAAGGCGCGTCGGAGCGCGTTCTTGCTGACCGGTTTCCTCATGCTACCTCCTCTGACCAGATGTGACTCGATGCGGGCCCGATCCGTCTGCGAACACTTCGCCAGTGGCCTCGCCTGGCCTCTCCGGCTAGTCTAACACCGGCGCGCGAGGGAGGCTAGCGGGGCCATGGAAGCGGGCGTAACGGCGCGCCCATGCGGACAGTTCATGCCCGCAGATCGGGTGCCACGACTGCCCTGCCGGCTCCCGTAGCCCTCAACCGTGAAGCCGCAACGGCCGATACTCGAAGGTCACCACCTCGGCACGACTCCACTTTTGAGGGACCCGATGAGCCGGCATGAGAATGTTCGTGCACACTACCGCGTAGTCTTCCCCACCAGCGCGCGACCGCGCTTTCGCGAGTTCGGAATAGGAGCGGAGCACGAGGTGATCGACTGTTCGGAGAAAGGGGTCCGCTACCGGAGCTCGCGCCCACCGATCCCTGCGATCGGCTCGGAGGTGGAAGGAACGATCGAGTTCACCGATGGCGAGCACCACCGCATCGCCGGGATCGTGGTCCGCACCGCGGGCGACGAGGTCGCCCTACACCTCACCATCCGACCCATCCCCTTCACCCGCATCATCCAGCAGCAGCGCTACCTTCGGCAGAAGTTCCCGCTGAACGAGCTGATTCCCTGAAGCCGCTTCGCGGGCACCCCCTCAGATGGACTCCTCTCGCGGCCGGGCGCGATCGAGGCGCTCCGTGAGCGGGCCCAACGTCTCGAAATCCCCTGCCGGTGGAAACACCGTCCTCCCCGCCGACTGGCCGCGCCGGTAGACCGCTACCGGCCAGAATGGGATTCCTCCGCGCGGGGTGAAGCGACCCTCCACCACCATCCAGTGGGGGTCCAGCAGCGCCACCAGCTCGTTACAGATCCGCGTCACCGCTCCCTCGTGGAAGATACCGGCGTTGCGGAAGCTACCCAGGTACAGCTTCAGCGCCTTGGACTCCACGCACCAGGCGTCGGGCTGGTAACGGATAACGATGCGTGCCCAGTCCGGCTGGGCGGTGATCGGGCAGAGGCAGGTGAACTCGGGCACGTCGATGCGGAGGGCGAGAGCCGCTCCGGCCGGGTTCGCGGCCGCGTCCGAGGCGGGGTTCGGGATCCGCTCCAGCAGGTCGGGTCGGGGCTCTTCGTAGGCGTAGGTCGCTCCGGCGCGCCCGAGCGCCCGCAGCGGCTCCTGTCCTTCAGTCATACCTCTCAGTTGGTTCGCGTCACGACGTAGATGGCGCCGCTGCCGTGATCGAAACCCCAGCGCGACGACGCCTGGATCGGATCGAAGTACCGCACGTACTCGATCTCCATCGGATGCACGGTGCGCAGCGCTTCGACACCGCCCACCCGCACGTCGTCCACGTACACCACGACCTGTGAAGGGTTACCGACGAGGCTGTCCCGTCCACGCGGGCGCAGCCACGATGCCCGCTTCGCGAACACGAACTCGTACAGGTCGCTGTAGGCGGTGTCGCCGATGTCGGCCTGGGTGAGGCGATCCGTGCGTCCCGCCTCGCGCGGGGACCCGGCGCGTGACCCCGCGCAGGCGGCGAGGGTGACGAGAAGCAGCAAGGCAATGCAGCGGGGGGTGAGCTTCGACATGGGGTTATCGAGCGGCGGGTGACGAGTCGGCCGGCTTCCGGGAAAGGGTGCGCTTGGCGGCGGGATGGGACAGGATGGCCCCGAGGGTCAGTCCCCCATCTCCGCTT
This DNA window, taken from Longimicrobiaceae bacterium, encodes the following:
- a CDS encoding PilZ domain-containing protein — protein: MSRHENVRAHYRVVFPTSARPRFREFGIGAEHEVIDCSEKGVRYRSSRPPIPAIGSEVEGTIEFTDGEHHRIAGIVVRTAGDEVALHLTIRPIPFTRIIQQQRYLRQKFPLNELIP
- a CDS encoding sigma-54 dependent transcriptional regulator; protein product: MSRGRILVVDDEAGLRHTLELILTDEGYEILKAANGEEGLRVAKSEHPDLILCDVRMPKIDGLAFVERYCGAGGEALVIMMSAYGTRETAIEAMRLGAYDYISKPFNAEEVLLTIHKAQERETLRREVTRLRARMAGMQGFDEVIGHSAAFREVLDLAARVAPYPTTVLITGESGSGKEAVARAIHASSPRRDGPFVGVNCGAIPENLLESELFGHEKGAFTGAERARDGLFMEANRGTLFLDEIGELPLALQVKLLRALQERTIRPVGGAQEREVDVRVLAATSRDLVQEVEDGRFREDLFYRINVIHLHLPPLRTRPEDIQALAEHFLERHGSRLGIRPEPLTPELVTVLARYSWPGNVRELENVIERGLVLSGGRLGEEHLPQHVRSATPQFSLPADEDDLSVKRRLPALER
- the queF gene encoding preQ(1) synthase; its protein translation is MTEGQEPLRALGRAGATYAYEEPRPDLLERIPNPASDAAANPAGAALALRIDVPEFTCLCPITAQPDWARIVIRYQPDAWCVESKALKLYLGSFRNAGIFHEGAVTRICNELVALLDPHWMVVEGRFTPRGGIPFWPVAVYRRGQSAGRTVFPPAGDFETLGPLTERLDRARPREESI
- a CDS encoding ATP-binding protein, which codes for MRSSLRSELLFNLSLLAAAALLLALWMASSLPGWFSTLSHPQALFIGLVAFDILVFVLLGNHLVKRLVLRPVEEAVQVAEAIAAGEYDRRVPEGKTREMAGLSRSLNRLTDELLQNQERLAENIRSLDETNRILNETQRELIQAEKMASIGRLAAGIAHEIGNPLGALLGYVSVLRRRGGETVLLDGIEREARRIDRIVRGLLDYARPANAPREMVDVNESIRRVLDLLREQGRLREVEVTLKLEPDLPGIEANPHRIDQVFLNLLANADAAMQGKGTLTIRTVSETYQADHAFPVRRADDPPGVDYSHLRRLRNGAIHDPTSLDADTPVVRVVLADSGPGIPQEHLDKIFDPFFTTKPPGEGTGLGLAIVAGTVAELGGRVEVASAPGNGATFHLYFPIPVHSS